In the genome of Bradyrhizobium sp. CIAT3101, one region contains:
- a CDS encoding ABC transporter ATP-binding protein, whose translation MDLIANHISHRFGDLAVLDDISFTVSAGEVVAIVGPSGCGKSTLLSILGGLLQPTSGAPELRGAPPADSLNPLTFVFQDFALLPWATVEENVEFPLLHTQLSAVQRRALVDDALRRTGLTDFRKTYPKQLSGGMRQRVGISRALAVKPAILLMDEPLSALDSQTRELLMEDFVRLLADGGMGAVYVTHNLEEAARLADRIVVLSRRPGRIREVVTVPMTRAERGEAAAREKLLALQNQIWSLIRNEAIDAEREVQHA comes from the coding sequence ATGGACCTGATCGCCAACCACATCAGCCATCGCTTCGGCGATCTCGCCGTGCTCGATGATATCTCCTTTACGGTGAGCGCGGGCGAGGTGGTGGCGATCGTGGGTCCTTCCGGCTGCGGCAAGAGCACGTTGCTGTCGATCCTGGGCGGCTTGCTGCAGCCGACCTCAGGTGCACCCGAACTCCGTGGTGCACCGCCGGCGGACAGCCTCAATCCGCTGACCTTCGTGTTCCAGGATTTTGCATTGCTGCCCTGGGCCACGGTGGAAGAGAATGTCGAATTTCCGCTGCTGCACACCCAGCTCTCGGCCGTGCAGCGCCGCGCATTGGTCGACGATGCCTTGCGCCGCACTGGCCTGACCGATTTCCGCAAAACCTATCCAAAGCAGCTTTCCGGCGGCATGCGCCAGCGCGTCGGCATTTCGCGCGCGCTCGCAGTGAAGCCTGCGATCCTGCTGATGGACGAGCCGCTGTCGGCGCTGGATTCGCAGACGCGCGAACTGCTGATGGAGGACTTCGTCCGCCTGCTCGCCGATGGCGGCATGGGCGCGGTCTATGTCACGCATAATCTCGAAGAGGCAGCGCGGCTGGCCGACCGCATCGTGGTGCTGTCGCGGCGGCCCGGCCGCATCCGCGAGGTCGTGACGGTGCCGATGACGCGCGCCGAGCGCGGCGAAGCGGCGGCACGCGAAAAGCTGCTCGCACTGCAGAACCAGATCTGGTCGCTGATCCGCAACGAGGCGATCGATGCCGAGCGTGAGGTCCAGCATGCTTGA
- a CDS encoding ABC transporter substrate-binding protein, which yields MIGIARVAALSLLAMMAMGTARAEDALKAKVGVLRLSSSAPVFIAQDKGYFREAGLDIELKFFDAAQPIAVATTSGDVDFGVTAFTAGLYNLAGKGVLKVIGGMSREKAGYPLIGYFASNNAYAAGLKTPKDLAGKRIAMTQVGSSFHYSLGLLADKYGFKLADVKIVPLQSLSNAAAALKGETVDAALLPISTARKLMDEGGAKFLGWVGDETPWQLGAVFASPKTLTNKVLVTKFLGVLAKADREYHDVILASMKDGVAPINDKTKPLLEIIAKYTNLPVEQVVGNCAYIDPDGKLDVKNVDNQIKWLQEQGFADKGYDADTIIAKDYVKAD from the coding sequence ATGATCGGGATTGCGCGGGTCGCGGCACTTAGCCTTTTGGCTATGATGGCGATGGGCACGGCCAGGGCCGAGGATGCGCTGAAGGCCAAGGTCGGCGTGCTGCGCCTGTCGTCCTCCGCGCCGGTCTTCATCGCGCAGGACAAGGGCTATTTCCGCGAGGCCGGCCTCGACATCGAGCTGAAATTCTTCGACGCGGCGCAGCCGATCGCGGTCGCCACCACCTCAGGCGATGTCGATTTCGGCGTCACGGCTTTCACCGCTGGCCTCTACAATCTCGCCGGCAAGGGCGTGCTGAAGGTCATCGGCGGCATGAGCCGCGAGAAGGCCGGCTATCCCCTGATCGGCTATTTCGCCAGCAACAACGCCTATGCGGCCGGCCTGAAGACGCCGAAGGATCTCGCGGGCAAGCGCATCGCGATGACCCAGGTCGGATCGAGCTTCCATTATTCGCTTGGCCTGCTCGCCGACAAATACGGCTTCAAGCTCGCGGACGTGAAGATCGTGCCGCTGCAATCGCTCTCGAATGCGGCGGCGGCGCTGAAGGGCGAGACGGTTGACGCAGCGCTGCTGCCGATCTCCACCGCACGCAAGCTGATGGACGAGGGTGGCGCAAAATTCCTGGGCTGGGTCGGCGACGAGACGCCCTGGCAATTGGGCGCGGTGTTCGCCTCGCCGAAGACGCTGACCAACAAGGTGCTGGTAACGAAGTTCCTGGGCGTCCTCGCCAAAGCCGATCGCGAATATCACGACGTGATCCTGGCTTCGATGAAGGACGGCGTCGCGCCGATCAACGACAAGACCAAGCCGCTGCTGGAGATCATCGCAAAGTACACCAACCTGCCGGTCGAGCAGGTGGTGGGCAACTGCGCCTACATCGATCCGGACGGCAAGCTCGACGTCAAGAACGTCGACAACCAGATCAAATGGCTCCAGGAGCAGGGCTTTGCCGACAAGGGCTATGATGCGGACACGATCATCGCCAAGGACTATGTGAAGGCGGATTGA
- a CDS encoding FAD-dependent oxidoreductase, giving the protein MRATTIEEPARQVPLYGEYEVVVLGGGPAGIVAAASAARAGRKTLLIERYGFLGGMGTAAGVTNFCGLHGNVYGEAVRLVQGMASDLLARIDHLNGLNAPHLILGKVFAQAYDTAAYKIAADELLASHKVHILFHALGAGVVMGADRRIDALMVETKAGRQAVRSEIFIDCSGDGDLAVWAGAPFDIGDEHGHPMYPSMMLRLNGIDPAKAGDAWRTIPQLMEEATAAGTHKFPRKSAIVRPQKSGIEWRVNFTQVAREDGHAINGIEPDDLTRGEIEGRKQALAAFEFLRTVPGFEKSYIVDLPPQLGIRETRRIRGGYQLSGEDVLGCASFEDSIGVNGWPIEAHVAGDVIFTFPPIPESRGYNELPYRMLVPEGVDNLLVAGRCASMTHEGQSAARVSGACFVMGEAAGSAAALALSGNRIPRDIPVEKLQETLKQQGAFIGRDQPVPKGL; this is encoded by the coding sequence ATGCGGGCCACGACGATCGAAGAACCAGCGCGCCAGGTGCCGCTTTACGGCGAGTATGAAGTCGTCGTGCTCGGCGGCGGCCCGGCCGGCATCGTCGCTGCGGCGTCGGCAGCACGTGCCGGGCGCAAAACGCTGCTGATCGAGCGCTACGGTTTCCTCGGCGGCATGGGCACCGCGGCCGGCGTCACCAATTTCTGCGGCCTGCACGGCAACGTCTACGGCGAGGCTGTCAGGCTGGTGCAGGGCATGGCGTCCGACCTGCTGGCGCGGATCGACCATCTGAACGGCCTCAACGCGCCGCATCTGATCCTCGGCAAGGTCTTTGCCCAGGCCTACGACACCGCGGCCTACAAGATCGCAGCCGACGAATTGCTGGCGAGCCACAAGGTCCACATTCTCTTCCATGCGCTCGGTGCCGGTGTCGTGATGGGCGCTGACCGCCGCATCGACGCCCTGATGGTCGAGACCAAGGCCGGCCGGCAGGCGGTACGCTCGGAGATCTTCATCGATTGCTCCGGCGACGGCGATCTTGCGGTCTGGGCCGGCGCGCCATTCGACATTGGCGATGAACACGGTCATCCCATGTATCCGTCGATGATGCTCCGTCTCAACGGCATCGATCCCGCAAAGGCGGGCGATGCCTGGCGGACCATCCCGCAATTGATGGAGGAGGCCACCGCGGCCGGCACGCACAAATTCCCGCGCAAGAGCGCGATCGTGCGGCCGCAGAAATCCGGCATCGAATGGCGGGTGAATTTCACGCAAGTGGCGCGCGAGGATGGCCACGCCATCAATGGCATCGAGCCCGACGATCTGACCCGCGGCGAGATCGAGGGCCGCAAGCAGGCGCTCGCAGCCTTCGAGTTCCTGCGCACCGTGCCCGGCTTTGAAAAGTCCTACATCGTCGATCTGCCGCCGCAACTCGGCATCCGCGAGACCCGCCGCATCAGGGGCGGTTACCAGCTCAGCGGCGAGGATGTGCTCGGATGCGCCTCGTTCGAGGATTCCATCGGCGTCAACGGCTGGCCGATCGAGGCCCATGTTGCCGGCGACGTCATCTTCACCTTCCCGCCGATCCCGGAATCGCGCGGCTACAACGAATTGCCGTATCGCATGCTGGTGCCGGAGGGCGTAGACAATCTGCTAGTCGCCGGCCGCTGCGCCTCGATGACCCATGAGGGCCAGTCGGCGGCGCGGGTTTCCGGGGCCTGTTTCGTGATGGGCGAGGCCGCCGGTTCCGCCGCTGCGCTAGCGCTCTCCGGAAACCGGATCCCCCGTGACATACCGGTTGAAAAATTGCAGGAAACGTTGAAACAACAGGGCGCCTTCATCGGGCGGGATCAGCCCGTGCCAAAGGGCCTGTAA
- a CDS encoding LysR family transcriptional regulator produces MDILVNLQAFLATADAAGFSAAARKLNVSTSVVAKRVTQLEARIGTPLFHRSTRQLRLTEAGQRYVHRARGVVTDATDLLSRMGEKGHDLVDHLRIKAPTSMTVARLADAFSAFQTQNPRLKLEIVLIDRPVDPVSEGFDIAIGAFPHSFGGVVDEPLVPLKRLLCASPAYLKTHGTPKHPRDLVEHRCLSFMPTGPEWIFDGPRGRITIQVSPLLSSNEGHVLARSAIAGNGIALMSHYLVADALRDGTLKPVLREFPIPELWVKAAIPERRRNAAAVQALLTLLKTSLAPSL; encoded by the coding sequence ATGGACATCCTCGTGAACCTCCAGGCCTTCCTTGCCACCGCGGACGCGGCCGGCTTCTCCGCCGCCGCGCGAAAACTCAACGTGTCGACCTCGGTGGTGGCAAAACGCGTCACGCAGTTGGAGGCGCGGATCGGCACGCCGCTGTTTCACCGCTCGACCCGGCAATTGCGGCTGACCGAGGCCGGACAGCGTTACGTCCACCGCGCCCGCGGCGTCGTCACCGACGCGACAGATCTGCTCTCGCGCATGGGCGAGAAGGGCCACGATCTGGTCGATCACCTCCGCATTAAGGCGCCGACCTCGATGACGGTGGCGCGGCTTGCGGACGCCTTCAGCGCGTTCCAGACGCAGAACCCGAGGCTGAAGCTGGAGATCGTGCTGATCGACCGCCCGGTCGATCCCGTCAGCGAAGGTTTTGACATCGCCATCGGCGCCTTCCCACATTCCTTCGGCGGCGTGGTCGACGAGCCGCTGGTCCCGTTGAAACGGTTGCTGTGCGCCTCGCCGGCCTATTTGAAGACGCACGGCACGCCAAAGCATCCGCGCGACCTCGTCGAGCATCGCTGCCTCAGCTTCATGCCGACCGGGCCCGAATGGATCTTCGATGGTCCACGCGGCCGCATCACCATCCAGGTCAGCCCGCTGCTCTCCTCCAACGAGGGCCATGTGCTGGCGCGCAGCGCGATCGCCGGCAACGGCATCGCGCTGATGTCGCATTATCTCGTCGCGGATGCGTTACGCGACGGCACGCTAAAACCGGTGCTGCGCGAGTTTCCGATTCCGGAATTGTGGGTGAAAGCCGCAATCCCCGAACGCCGGCGCAACGCCGCCGCGGTGCAAGCGCTGCTGACTTTGCTGAAAACGTCACTCGCGCCGTCGCTGTAA
- a CDS encoding enoyl-CoA hydratase-related protein, protein MTASPVLWTLDERGVATVTLNRPEVNNAYDGALIAGVLAAMDELGKKPNLRVVVLKGNGKHFQAGADLKWINGVRPQSAEANEAASRATFEAVQRLNTLPIPTVALVQGGCFGGGTGVIAACDVVVAADNALFSITEVRWGLTAAIIIPQLCDAISVRQVRRYALTGERFGAEDARRIGLVHEVVPLADLDAAGGKVVEQLLANGPEAMAETKRLALESSFGGMAVDDAAYTRLVQLHSLKRQSAEAAEGLASFAEKRAAKWGGKG, encoded by the coding sequence ATGACTGCCAGCCCCGTCCTGTGGACCCTCGATGAGCGTGGGGTTGCGACCGTCACGTTGAACCGGCCCGAGGTCAACAACGCCTATGACGGCGCCCTGATCGCCGGCGTGCTCGCGGCCATGGACGAGCTCGGCAAGAAGCCAAACCTGCGCGTCGTCGTGCTCAAGGGCAACGGCAAGCACTTTCAAGCGGGCGCGGACCTCAAATGGATCAACGGCGTCCGCCCGCAATCGGCGGAGGCCAACGAGGCGGCGTCGCGGGCGACGTTCGAGGCCGTGCAGCGGCTCAACACGTTGCCGATTCCCACCGTGGCACTGGTGCAGGGCGGCTGCTTTGGTGGCGGTACCGGCGTGATCGCGGCCTGCGACGTCGTGGTCGCCGCCGACAACGCCCTGTTCTCGATCACCGAGGTGCGCTGGGGCCTGACCGCCGCGATCATCATCCCGCAGCTCTGCGACGCCATTAGTGTACGGCAAGTCCGCCGTTACGCGCTGACCGGCGAACGCTTTGGCGCCGAAGACGCCCGCCGCATCGGCCTCGTCCATGAGGTGGTGCCGCTCGCCGATCTCGATGCCGCAGGCGGCAAGGTGGTGGAGCAGCTGCTCGCCAACGGTCCGGAGGCGATGGCCGAGACCAAGCGGCTCGCGCTGGAGAGCTCGTTCGGCGGAATGGCCGTGGACGATGCGGCCTACACGCGGCTCGTCCAACTGCATTCGCTCAAGCGCCAGAGCGCGGAGGCAGCGGAGGGACTGGCGTCGTTCGCCGAGAAGCGGGCGGCGAAGTGGGGCGGGAAGGGCTGA
- a CDS encoding ketopantoate reductase family protein, giving the protein MRICIFGSGAVGSHLAVRLARAGHEVSCVMRGAHLEAVRANGLKLRVGDSEVSAKVNASGDPAQLGPQDVVISTLKATALTGLVSSLKPLLQDDTAIVFAQNGIPWWYGIGLPPRHPTPPDISFLDPGGRLRACIPKERIIGGVIFSSNEVTAPGVVQNLTPDRNRLLIGECDDRNCERITKLRGVFNDARLESPPVADIREAIWSKLLTNMSLSVLCLLTGQTARGVRDDPAFAEVIPRMLTEANDIAQHFIPEVKRVTRSGPAPNHKPSLLQDYELGRAMEIDVLVKAPAAFARTAGLSTPTLDLIAALAIQKARDKGLYSA; this is encoded by the coding sequence ATGCGCATCTGCATTTTCGGCTCGGGCGCCGTCGGAAGCCATCTTGCGGTCAGGCTCGCACGCGCCGGCCACGAGGTCTCATGCGTGATGCGCGGCGCGCATCTCGAGGCGGTGCGCGCCAACGGCCTGAAGCTGCGGGTCGGCGATTCCGAGGTCTCGGCCAAGGTGAACGCCTCCGGCGATCCGGCCCAGCTCGGCCCGCAGGATGTGGTGATCTCGACACTGAAGGCCACGGCGCTGACCGGGCTGGTCTCCAGCCTCAAGCCGCTGCTCCAGGACGACACTGCCATCGTGTTCGCCCAGAACGGCATTCCCTGGTGGTACGGCATCGGCCTGCCGCCGCGGCATCCGACGCCGCCGGACATTTCCTTCCTCGATCCGGGCGGCCGCCTGCGCGCCTGCATCCCGAAGGAGCGGATCATCGGCGGCGTCATCTTCTCCTCCAACGAGGTGACCGCGCCCGGCGTGGTGCAGAACCTGACGCCCGACCGCAATCGCCTCCTGATCGGCGAATGCGACGACCGCAATTGCGAGCGCATCACAAAGCTGCGCGGCGTCTTCAACGATGCACGGCTGGAATCGCCGCCGGTGGCCGATATCCGCGAAGCGATCTGGTCAAAGCTGCTGACCAACATGTCACTGTCGGTGCTGTGCCTGCTGACCGGCCAGACCGCGCGCGGCGTGCGCGACGATCCTGCCTTCGCCGAGGTCATCCCGCGCATGCTGACCGAGGCGAATGACATCGCCCAGCACTTCATCCCCGAGGTCAAGCGCGTGACGCGCAGCGGCCCCGCCCCGAACCACAAGCCGTCCCTGCTGCAGGATTACGAGCTCGGCCGCGCCATGGAGATCGACGTGCTGGTGAAGGCCCCCGCTGCATTCGCGCGCACCGCCGGCCTGTCGACGCCGACGCTCGATCTCATCGCCGCGCTCGCGATCCAGAAGGCGCGCGACAAGGGCCTCTATTCCGCCTGA
- a CDS encoding alpha/beta family hydrolase has protein sequence MAVKTQELKLDIERIGKVSAILMRPDNARACYVLAHGAGTDMRHASMDKIAVGLADRGIATFRFNFPYMENKQGRPDQPAVAHATIRAAVAEAARLCGGVTLVAGGKSFGGRMTSQAQAKAPLQGVKGLAFLGFPLHADKKPSTERAEHLAHVGIPMLFLQGTRDGLADLGLLRPVIAALGAKAKLHEVEGGDHSFAVLKRSGRTNDEALAEVLDTLAAWIDKLG, from the coding sequence GTGGCTGTCAAAACGCAAGAGCTCAAGCTCGACATCGAGCGCATCGGCAAGGTCTCCGCGATCCTGATGCGGCCGGACAATGCGCGCGCGTGCTACGTGCTAGCGCACGGCGCCGGTACCGACATGCGGCATGCGTCGATGGACAAGATTGCGGTTGGCCTCGCAGACAGAGGCATTGCGACGTTCCGCTTCAATTTTCCTTACATGGAAAACAAGCAGGGCCGTCCCGATCAGCCGGCGGTCGCGCATGCCACGATCCGCGCGGCTGTCGCGGAGGCGGCGCGGCTGTGCGGCGGCGTGACGCTCGTCGCCGGCGGAAAATCGTTCGGCGGGCGCATGACCTCGCAGGCGCAGGCCAAGGCGCCGCTGCAGGGTGTGAAGGGGCTCGCCTTCCTCGGCTTTCCCCTGCATGCCGACAAGAAGCCGTCGACGGAGCGTGCCGAGCATCTCGCCCATGTCGGGATTCCCATGCTGTTCCTGCAGGGCACGCGCGATGGGCTCGCCGATCTCGGCCTTCTCAGGCCCGTCATCGCGGCGCTCGGCGCGAAGGCGAAATTGCATGAGGTCGAAGGCGGCGATCACTCCTTCGCCGTGCTGAAGAGGTCCGGCCGCACCAACGACGAGGCGCTCGCAGAGGTGCTCGATACGCTTGCGGCCTGGATCGACAAGCTTGGCTGA
- a CDS encoding acyl-CoA dehydrogenase family protein produces the protein MSYRSSWMTEELDVFRDQFRKYLAKDLAPHAEKWREQKMVDRFAWRGLGEMGALLASVPEEYGGLGATFAYDAAVLDDLESTVPELTTGVSVHSAIVAHYILNYGSEEQKKRWLPKMASGEMVGAVAMTEPGTGSDLQAVKTTAKKQGNSYVINGQKTFITNGQAADLVIVVARTGEAGAKGISLLVVETAGADGYKRGRNLDKIGLHASDTSELFFDNVTVPPENLLGKEEGQGFVQLMQQLPQERLALAVGAVAAMERAVKLTVDYTKERKAFGKPLMDFQNTAFTLAERKTEAMIARVFVDWCIEQLVAGDLDTVTASMAKYWCSDKQVQTADECLQLFGGYGYMQEYPISRIFIDSRIQKIYGGTNEIMKLLIARSL, from the coding sequence ATGTCCTACCGCTCCTCCTGGATGACCGAAGAGCTCGACGTCTTCCGCGACCAGTTCCGGAAATATCTCGCCAAGGATCTGGCACCGCATGCCGAGAAATGGCGCGAGCAGAAGATGGTCGACCGCTTCGCCTGGCGCGGGCTCGGCGAGATGGGCGCATTGCTGGCGAGCGTCCCGGAGGAATATGGCGGCCTGGGCGCGACCTTCGCCTATGACGCCGCGGTGCTGGACGACCTCGAAAGCACGGTGCCGGAACTGACGACCGGCGTCTCCGTGCACAGCGCCATCGTCGCGCATTACATTCTCAACTACGGCTCGGAGGAGCAGAAGAAGCGCTGGCTGCCGAAAATGGCCTCGGGCGAAATGGTCGGCGCCGTCGCCATGACCGAGCCCGGCACCGGTTCGGACCTTCAAGCCGTCAAGACAACGGCGAAGAAGCAGGGCAATTCCTACGTCATCAACGGCCAGAAGACTTTCATTACCAACGGCCAGGCCGCCGACCTCGTCATCGTGGTCGCGCGCACCGGCGAGGCCGGCGCCAAGGGCATCTCGCTGCTCGTGGTCGAGACCGCAGGCGCCGACGGCTACAAGCGCGGGCGCAACCTCGACAAGATCGGCCTGCACGCCTCCGACACGTCGGAGCTGTTCTTCGACAACGTCACGGTGCCGCCGGAAAACCTGCTCGGCAAAGAGGAGGGCCAGGGCTTTGTCCAGCTGATGCAGCAATTGCCGCAGGAGCGCCTCGCGCTCGCGGTCGGCGCCGTCGCCGCGATGGAGCGCGCCGTCAAGCTCACCGTCGACTACACCAAGGAACGGAAAGCATTCGGCAAGCCGCTGATGGATTTCCAGAACACCGCCTTCACGCTCGCCGAGCGCAAGACGGAGGCGATGATCGCGCGCGTCTTCGTCGACTGGTGCATCGAGCAATTGGTCGCAGGCGACCTCGACACCGTCACCGCGTCGATGGCGAAATACTGGTGCTCGGACAAGCAGGTCCAGACCGCCGATGAATGCCTCCAGCTGTTCGGCGGCTACGGCTACATGCAGGAATATCCGATCTCGCGCATCTTCATCGATTCCCGCATCCAGAAGATCTATGGCGGCACCAACGAGATCATGAAGCTGCTGATCGCGAGATCCTTATAG